GCGAATGTGGGAGGAGCACCGGCCACGGGAGGGGCCGGTGGGGCCGACGCATTAGGTGCAGGGGCATCCGACGCAAGGGGTGCGGATTGGGGCTCTTCAGCTGCGCTCTGGCAGGCAGCGAGCCCGAGGCTAAACATCAATAAGACCAAAGATCGCATCTCAATCGCCTCCTATTTCAAAATTTCTTCACCTCGACTCAACGATGGCGATGCGTAATTCATACAATAAACCTCCAAGAAGCTTTTCTTCTTCCTTGTCGAGGTTTCCTTTCGTCTTTTCACCCAACATTTCCAAGATCTCTACGATTTGGCTCGCCGCATCGATATCCGGCTCCATCTGCCCAAAAGCAGGGTCCTGAATCTTGCCCAGGCTAACGTAAGCGCTGGTTCCGAGGCTCATGACGAAATCGCCAAAGGCGAGTTTCGGGTTCGATGGCTCCTGGGTCGGAATGTAGACTCCTGCATTATCTCCAAGCGTCTGGGGCTCTGCAGATACCTTTCGCTTATCGGATTCTTCCGCCATCTCTCCTCCTTAAGAAGCCATCAACGTGACTTACTTCGCTTTATTGTAGACGCCCTTCTCGAATTTCGCTTCGATCTTGGTCGACTGGTCTTCCGCATCCTCAAGGCTCTTCAAGTACTTATCGTACTCTTCTTTCGTGATCAGGTTTTGATCGAGTTTTCGCTCGAGGGTACGAATATCAAATTTGTGCTCTTCCATCTTTATCTCCGTAAGAAAACGACCCCGCTAATATAATAACGAAAGGCACAAGAGCAAGTGCGCATATTCTCGCCGTGGTTCAATTTTTGCACCTCTGAGCGCGCTTTTGAATCCTGTGCAGATACTAACACGGGTGTCTTAGCTTGAGAAAAACCCGGAAATCACTATGTTGGTCGTCGCATTTGCCTAAAAGAGAAGCTGAGTCGCTTAGGAGTTGAGATGAAAGGAAGTTTGAAGTTCATAAGGCGTAAGACCTTGTTTGTCGCCGCCCTTCTGAGCCTATTCATGTTGGTCGCCCCCAATCTTTCCGCCACCGTCATGAAGTATCTGGGGGTCGCCGATTTGGTCGAAGCCTCGGACGTGGTGGTGGTCGCTAAAGTGCAGAAGAAAGAATTCAGCACGGATAAGAACGGGGACCTCGTCACGAATGTAACGGTAGTCCCGTCGAGGACCCTGCTCGGTGAGGAAGCCAAGACCCTGACGTTCCAGCAATGGGGCGGCGAGACCGAACTCAAACAATCCAAAGTTCCCGGCGATGCTCGATTCGAGGTCGGTGAAGAGGCCGTCCTCTTTTTACGCAAGGCCGATATGGAGCCTGGACTTTTCCTCACCGCGCTCGGCCAGTCCAAATATCAGATCAGTCGTGGTGATGGTGGCGCAACCGCCACGAGAGAGCTCGACGACATCTCGTTCCTGAGAGATGGCGGTGGGCCCACCAAGATCGAACACCTTCCTTCTGAGGTCGTGAAATTGGACACGCTCCTTTCGCAGATTGAGACCGTCGCAAAAGCAAAGAAGGAGGCGAAATGAAACGGATTCTCCTGACCCTTTTGTTGGCCCTTTTCATCCCGTCTGGGGCGTCCGCGTACACGTTCCTCTACACTTGCGGCCCCACATGGACCAACCTTCCGATCACCTACTACATCAATCAGGTGGGCTCGGATAACATGCCATTCTCTACGCTAGAGAACCTCATTGAGGACTCGTACGTCGCGTGGGAAGCGCCCTGCTGCTCACGGTTCCGAGCTCAGTATGGCGGGCCTACCCAACTCACAGCCGTGAACAACAATCAGCGCATTGTGTTGAGCTGGGAAGAAAACCAGTGGGACCCTAGATTCGGAAGCGCCAATGTGACTATTGGCGTGACCCTGACTTCGGTTTGGAATGATTGCACCATCGCCGAGGCGCCGATTCTTTTTAACGGCGTGGGCTTCCAATTCACTACCAATGGCGGCGGTACGGACTTGCAAAGCATCGCCACCCACGAAATCGGCCACATGCTCGGCCTTGCACACTCCTCGGTTTTTGAGGCCACGATGTACGCCTCGTACATCGGAGGCAGCGGCGCCCGAACATTGCACCAAGACGATACCAACGGCGTATGTGCGCTCTACAACAAGCCTTGTACGTGTGTGACGAGCAACGATTGTGCGGAAGGCGATATTTGCCAGAACGGTTTGTGCCGAAACGTGCCATGTACATCTGATGCGAATTGCCAAACCGGACTTGAGTGCAACACGTCGAACGGCCGATGCGAAGTTCCTCCGTGCACAAGCGATGCGGCCTGTGGTGCTGGATTCGTCTGTAAACCTGACGGCGAATGCGAAGCCAATTGCACCGTCTGCAAAGAGTGTGAAAGCAACAACGACTGTGGCGCCAACGCTGTTTGTACCCAAAGCGGACGCTGCGTGGTCTTCTGCCAACAAGGCGGTCTCTGCCCTGGCGACTCCGAGTGCTACGACGTGCAAGGCAACTACGTCTGCCTCAACGCTAACGCCGATACCGCAGGTATTTGCCCGGACGGCTACGTGTGTATCGAAGAATCAGAGTGCACCTCAGATTCTCAGTGTAACGCGGGAGACTCGTGTGTGCTTGGTAAATGCGAAGGCCCATGTGCCGATATTGAATGCCCAAGCGGACAGGTTTGCCGTGACTCACGCTGCTATCCAGATCTTCCAGAGAACAATAACAACAACCCGAACCCTAACAATAGCAACAACACAACGGGCGAGACGAATACGGGCGATACCACGACAGATCCTACGGATCCCACCGATCCCGGAAACAATGTAGATGAGCCGAATAATAGTAACGGCAACTCTCAGACGGACGACCCTGTTGTGGTGATTCTGGAGAAGCAATCTAAGAGCGATGGTTGCACCAGCGCAGCTGGTCAGGCGAATCTGCCCTTGTTCCTCTTGGCTTTGGGCTTCCTCTTGCGACGTCGCCGTTCTCTTATCTGACGACCGACTCGTTCGCCGACGAGATCAATTCAAGTTCGGGGTGTGGTCCATACGAGAGTTCAAAGAACGTGAGCTCGGGCTTCGCTCTGATGCGCCACGGCCAGCTTGCGCTTCCCAACCCTCGGCTGATGTAAAGTACGGCGTTCTCCAAGATATATGGGCCGGCAAAGAGCTTGGTGCCCATTCTCTCCGCCAGCGCGTTGGTCAGCCGCGGGATATTGAACTGGAATCCGTGAGTGTGGCCGCTGAGAATCAGATGAGCGCCGTGGTCGGCACAATCCCACGATGCCGCGGGGACATGATTGAGCGTGAGGCAAAATTGTTCAGGATCCACACCGTCAAAAGCCTTTGGGACGTCCGCGTGTTTGGTAACGAGATCGTCAACGCCAACAAGACTGATATCGACACCTCGCAGGTTCAGAACCAGGTTCTCGTTGGTCAGGAGCGGTACCTCGTACTTTTGAAACGCCTGCCTCGCGAGCTCGGTGCTCGTCCAATGATCATGATTGCCGAGCACGGCAAATGCGGGGGAGTCGAACGCCCTAAACTCGGCAACACATGGGTCTAAATCCAGTTTAGAATAGCCAACATAATCGCCCGTCAGCGCCACAACATCAGGCTTCTGAGCATTCACGTAGGATACGACCTGCCGCATATGTTGAGCTTTGACCCATCGGCCCATATGTACGTCTGTCACTTGCGCAACAAGCGCCCCCTCCAAGTCCGATGAAATACGGGGATGGCGCAGTTTGAAGCGATTAATTTCGAGGGTCTTTAGCGGGTTGATCATGAAATCTCGGGAATCAAGTCGACTTAACATACGTTGCACTCGCCCGGCTGTGAACACCTTGGTATTCACGGTTGATTGATCGGCGGATTTCTGAAAAAACGTCCGCGCCCCCTATTGGCAAGGCTATTGATGTCATTTCACCCTGAAAATCCACTTATTGTCCAATCGGACCGAACAATTCTCTTGGAGACTGCGAGTCCCAGGTTTGAAGAGGCGAGAGATGCTCTCTCGCTCTTTGCCGAGATTGTGAAGTCCCCGGAACATATCCACACGTACCGTGTGACACCGCTATCCCTTTGGAATGCGGCCGCGCTTGGCGCGACCCCTGAGGAGGTCAAAGAGACTCTTCTCAATCTGAGCAAGTACGAAGTTCCAGCGAACCTAAATTCGGACGTTGAGGACTTCATGGCCCGCTACGGGCGCCTGAAACTCATCAAGGAAGGCGACGAGCTCTTCTTGATTTCGGAAGACGAAGCTCTCTTAATCGAGATTTCTCGTCAGAAGTCGGTCATCCCTCACCTCGTGGACCCACCTGCGGCGGGAAAGCTCGAGGAGCGACGCCTCAAGGTTAAGGGCGAGGAACGTGGGTTAATCAAGAGCGCCCTGATTCGAGTCGGGTTCCCGGTAGAGGATTTGGCCGGTTATACGCCCGGCACTCCGATGGATGTGGACCTTCGAGAGACTTCACTCGAGGGGGAAGCATTCGGCCTGCGCGACTACCAAAACGAAGCGGTTGGCGCATTCTGGGCAGGAGGCAGCGAGCGTGGAGGAAGCGGCACCATCGTGCTCCCTTGCGGAGCCGGAAAGACGGTTGTGGGTATCGGAGCAATGGCTTCGGTTAAAGCCCATACGCTCGTGCTCACCACCAACGTGACGGCGTTGAGGCAATGGCGTGACGAGATTCTGGACAAATCCGACCTCGACCCTGAGGACGTGGGTGAGTACAGCGGGGACAAGAAAGAGGTTAAGCCGGTCACGATCACCACTTACCAGATGCTGACTTATCGACCGTCAAAGGACGAACCTTTTAAGCACTTCCATCTCTTCAACGAAGCTGATTGGGGCTTGATTATTTACGACGAGGTTCACCTCCTGCCCGCACCCGTCTTTAGGGCCGTTGCAAATCTTCAGAGCCGAAGGCGGCTTGGACTAACGGCAACGCTCGTCCGCGAAGACGGCAAAGAAGAGGAGGTCTTCAGCCTTATTGGCCCGAAGAAGTACGACGTTCCGTGGCGTGTTCTGGAGAAGCGCGGATACATCGCTTCTGCGACGTGTACCGAGATCCGCGTACCGTTTCCAGATGACGACCTTCGCCTCGACTACGCTATCGCCGAGTCCAGAGATAAGTACCGGATCGCCGCTTGTAATCCCGGAAAGAATCAGGTCGTTAATCGCCTGCTAAAAGAGCATGAAAAAGATCAAGTGCTGATCATCGGGCAATACCTGGATCAACTCCATGAGATCGCTGAGATGACCGGTGCCCCCGTGATTACGGGTCAAACGCCGCAGGCGCAGCGCGACATTCTCTACGAGAAGTTCAGAAAGGGCGAGGAACCCGTGCTGGTGGTGAGTAAGGTCGCGAACTTCGCGGTCGATTTGCCGGACGCCAACGTTGCGATTCAGGTCAGCGGTACCTTTGGCTCTCGCCAAGAGGAAGCGCAGCGTCTCGGGCGTGTGCTTCGACCCAAGAAGAATGCGAATACGGCTTCGTTCTACACGATTGTCACGCGCGACTCCTCAGAGCAGGATTTCTCGAATAAGCGACAACTCTTTCTGACCGAGCAAGGGTATCGCTACAAGATCGAGACCGTGGAACTTGACTCCTGAGTCAACTTCCGAGCGGTATTGCTTGAAGTTCCCCTTCCAAAAGGGCACAATTCTAGTGCCTCAACTCTCGGCAACTTATGTCCGTAGACGCTACGCCAACCAATGAAAGACTCGATGAGCCGCTTAAAATAGCAGGTGCGGGCGTGGTATTGGAGAACCGATGGAAGCTCGTGCGAAACCTCGCATCGGGTGGATACGGTGACGTTTGGTACGCCAACGAAGTTGAAGACGAAAAACCGGTTGCCATCAAGATCCTCAGGCATGATGCGGGGAACAACGACCCTGGGGCACTCGCCAGACTACGATTTGAGGCGGAGATTCTGGAGAGGATCAACCATCCGAATATCGTGCAAGTTTTCGGTTTTTTCGAGAGTCCTTACGGCTATTTTGTGGCGATGGAATACCTCGATGGAAAGGCCATCGACCAGATTCTACAGAGTCACGGACCCATCGATCCGATTCGAGCGATCCCATTGATCGAACAAGTCTTGGATGCCCTTCAGGCCGCACATGATCAGGGCGTGTTGCACCGAGACATCAAGCCAGAAAATATCATGGTGATGCCAGGCCCGCCCGAGGTAGCCAAGCTGCTTGACTTTGGAATTGCCAAGGGTCAGGAGAGTTTTAAGCAGGACGATAGTGGCGTCACGATGGTGCAAACGCGAGCCGGTGGATTCATGGGAACCCCGAGATACGCTGCGCCTGAGCAAGCTGTGGGCGATCCAATGGGGCCCTCATCCGACTTATTTGCTCTCGGACTTGTAACGTCTGAATGGCTCACAGGAGTAGGAAGGCTCGGGGGTAATCACTCCGAAGTCATGCAACACCTGCTTGATGGGTCGCCAATTCGCGTGAGCGATTGCCCTGTGCAATGGCAACTTTGGCTCCAGAAGGTTCTGGATAAGAATCCGCAAAATCGTTTTCAAAGCGCCCGAGAGGCAAAAGAAGGACTCAGACTTGTGCGTGAGTTTGAAACCCTCGCACTCGACCTGCCTCCTCGACAGATCCGAAAGACCACACCACCGGCCTTTGGATCGCCACAATCGTCGCCTTCAAACCAGCTGCCACCACCCAATATGGTGACCAAGACAGCGCCACCGAATACTCGCGCGCCTGAAATCAAGGAGTCGAGCTGGGCGCCTACGCCCATCGACATTGCGATTGGCATTCTCTTGTTTTTCCTCGGAATGACGCTTACAACCGCGATTCTGCTCTTGATCGCTTAGAATCTTGTTCCCTTTGGATTGTAGGCCCGAACGTGAAAATTGCCGTTTTATCCCGCGGCCGCACGCTTTATAGCACGCGCCGAATCGCTGAAACCGGTCGCAAACGAAAACACGACGTGCGTGTCATTGACCCGACGCGAGCGAGCATCAAGATTTTGCCGGAAGGGTTGGAGCTAAGCGTCGACGGACTCAAGCTCGAAGGGTTTGATGCCGTGATACCTCGAGTTGGAAGCTCCAGCATGGAGACGTCTCTTCACGTGTTGAGGCAGTTCGAACTCTGTGGCACAGCACCCCTCAACACTTCGCAGGCTATCTACCTCTCCAAGGATAAACTCGCCGCGCAGCAGGTCTTGGCGGTGCACGGCATCAACACGCCACGGAGCGCGATTTGTCGCGACCCATCGGCCATCGCCCAACTGATCGAAGATGTGGGTGGCGCGCCAGTGGTTATCAAAGTGACGCGCGGGACTCATGGTAGTGGGGTCGTCGTGGCTGAGAGCACCAATTCAGCACTTTCCGTCTTGGAAACGATTTGGGGATTTCAGTCAGAAGCATTGATTCAAGAGTTCATCAAAGAATCGTCAGGAAGTGATATCCGGGTGTTCGTCGTGGGTGATCGTGCGGTTGGCGCCATGCAGAGGCAGGCGGCGGAAGGCGAGTTTCGGGCGAATTTGCACCTTGGCGGTACTGGAGAGGTTGTGGAATTGAGTGACGAACTTGCTGAGCTCGCCCTCAAGGCCACCCATGCCCTTGGACTCAGTATTGCTGGCGTAGACATTCTTTTGAGCCACCGAGGTCCGCTGGTTCTCGAGGTCAACGCCTCACCAGGCCTGCAAGGCATCGAGACCGCGACCGGCCTCGATATCGCCAAGGATATCATCAAGCTCGCCGAGGAGTTGGTCTAGGGACCTTCCTATCGAATCTCGTCGATATTCTTTTCCCAATTCTTGCCATCGAACTCGACGACCTGAAACTCTCGGCCATGACCTTCATCCAAGGCATTGACGTTGACGTCCACACAATCGGGGTGTGAACGCGGCGTGTAAAAGGAATGAATTCCACAGACCCGACAGAACTTATGGATTGCAACTCCGGTATTGAAACGATACTCGACTAAATCTAGAGCCCCCTGAAGCAATTTGAAATTTGATTCGGGGACGATGAGGTGAAGAAACCCTTTCTTAGAGCAAATCGAACAATTGCAATGGATCGGGTCAATATCTTCTGGCCACACAACTTCGAATCGGACGGCGCCACAATGACAGCCACCACGGTAAACTTCAGACATCTCCTGCTCCTCTTTTTAGGTTCTGCCCTCTTTCTTTCGGGTTGTGAGGGACCACAACCAAAGGGCCCTAGTCAAGCTGAGATGGCCGAGTCGCTGAAGGACTTCCCTGAGGTCTTTACCCTAGACCCGGGGAAACTCGAGGGCCTTGAAGGGTTGTACCTCGGGCAGCCGAAAGAGGAAGCGTTGGAGGTGATGAAAGGGATGTGTAAACGGCTGATAGAGCTCGATGGCGGCAGGTTCCGTGGTGGGACGTATTTTCGTGGATGCCATACGCCGAATCATCCCCAGAACTTTTCGTTTCGAGTCGGCTTCAATCCTCGAATTGGCGACGCGGTCTTTACGCTTGAGGTGAAACGAAAAACACTTTCTCAATCGGGTGTACGCGCTCGTGCCTGGGAGAGAATCGAGGGCATCGACAAAGAGCTTTTCCGCCGAGGAATTGTGCGTATCGAGGCGAAAAAATACAACTTTCTTGCGAACTGGGACGATGGGAAGACTGGCCCTACCCACATCATTCTCGGGTACTCAGAGCCTGAACTAGAGCGCCTTTCCGCAGGCTCTAAAGAGTGACGGTAAACTTGACCCTCCAGAAATGCCGTGTTATCCCGGCTGATGAACGAGTTTACGCATATTCCCTAGCGTTGTGCACTTTAGGTTGAAGGAGTTTGCATGTCTCAGACGGTACTCGTCGCCGACGACAGCCAGACAATACGCAAGATTGTTGAGATGGCCCTTAAGGGTTCGGACTATCAGGTCATCGGCGTCGCCAGCGCCCAAGACGCAATGGATGCCGCGAGACAATCACCATCGGTGATTCTCCTCGACTATTATATGCCTGATGGTAGCGGCTACGATGTGTGTCGAGCGCTAAAGGCTAACCCAAGTACGAGCGGGATTCCCGTGGTTATGTTGGGCGGGTCGTACAAGCAGTTCGACGAGTCGATGGCTCGGCAGAGTGGTGCTGACGGAGTGGTGATGAAGCCATTCAAGACCGACACACTCATTAGCGCCATTGAAGCTGTGCGCTCGGGTGCCGGTGCGCCTCCGCCTCCGATTCAGGCGGCTCAAAACGCTCCGACACAACCCACGCACTCCACGCCACCCGCGTATGGTGCCGCACAGCCTGAGCCTCCGCGCTACGCGCCTACCCCTATGGGTGGAACGCCTACACCGCCACCAGCTCAGCCAACAAGCCACACGCCGCTGCCTTCGAGCTTCGAAGAACCAGAGCCCGTAGCCGCGCCGTCATACACGCCGCCGCCGCAACCCGCTCCGGCCTTCCCTTCAAGCCCGACGCCGCCGCCGGTCGCACCTACACCAGCTGCACCCACACCGGCCCCAGCCAGCGCTGGCTCTCAACCACGTATTTCAACGCCAGATGTGAATGCATCCACGCGTCAGCCCACGGCCGCACCTACGACCCAGGGCTCGGGCAATATCAATGTCGGCCTCTCGAAGGCTGAGATTGAAAAAATGATCCGTGAAGAGGTCAAGAACGCAGTGAAGTCAGAGCTGCCTGCGCTGCTTCGCAACGTCATGGGCGAGACCTTCCAACAGAAAGTTCTTCCGAAATTGGTTGAGCACACCGAACAACGTGTGGAACAACTCATCTCGTCGCGAATGGAAAGCCAGATTCGTGAACAAGTCCGCGTAGAACTCGAGCGTTTGTTGGCCGAAGAGTAAGAACTCTGTCCAATCCCAGCAAACGCGAACCCGCCACTGAGCGGGTTTTTTTGTTGCATTGAATTGGTAAAAACAAGAATGCTACATCGCCCTCGGGCCGAGAAAGTATCGATGGATAAAGGATAGAAATGAAGATCGACGAAACATACGAACCCCTCGAAGTTGAATCACGCTGGTACGACTTCTGGCAGGAAAAGGGCTTTTTTAAGGCGAGCGCAGATAGCTCGAAGCCCCCGTATACCATCATGATTCCGCCGCCCAACGTCACGGGCTCTTTGCATATGGGGCACGCCCTCTTCGTCACGCTTCAAGACATCTTGATTCGTTGGAAACGCATGGACGGCTTTGAGGCACTTTGGCTCCCGGGCGTCGACCACGCCGGCATCGCTACCCAGGTCATGGTGGAACGTCAGATTGCTCAAGAGGGCACCGATCGCCACGAGCTTGGACGCGAGGAGTTCATCAAGCGCGTGTGGCAATGGAAGGAAGAGAAAGGCGGGACAATCATCGGCCAAATGAAGCGAATGGGCGCGTCATGCGATTGGGAGCGCGAGCGCTTCACCATGGACGAAGGCCTTTCGCGCGCTGTTAGAGAAGCGTTCGTAAAGCTCTACGAACAAGGTTTGATCTACCGCGAAGTTCGCATGGTGGATTGGGACCCTGAGACTCAAACGGTGCTCTCTGACCTTGAGGTCGACCGCGAAGAAGAAGATGGCCACTTCTGGTACCTGCGCTACCCGCTTGCAGATGGTTCCGGACATATCGTTGTGGGAACAACGCGTCCGGAGACTATGCTCGGCGATACGGCGGTTGCGGTTCATCCAGATGACGAGCGCTACAAGGATATGATCGGCAAGATGGTCAAGCTTCCAATCGTTGGACGCGAGATCCCGATCGTTGCTGATGAAATCTTGCCGGATCCGACTAAAGGAACAGGCGCAGTCAAGATCACGCCTGCGCACGATCCTAATGACTTTGATTGCGGCGTCAGGCATGACCTCGAACGTATTCAGGTCATTGGATTTGACGCGAAGATGACCAAGGATTGTCCTGAGGATTACGTTGGGCTCGACCGATATGCCGCTCGAAAGAAGGTCATCAAGGATTTCGAGGCTGCGGGTTTGCTAGAAAAGATTGAACCCACTCGATTTGCGCCGGGTCGCTCGCAACGAAGTGGCGTTATCGTAGAGCCTCTTCCAATGCTCCAATGGTGGGTTAACTCCAAGCCACTCGCCGACAAGGCGATTGAGGCCGTGGAGTCGGGCCGAACCAAGATCATTCCAGAGGTGTGGAAGAAGACTTACGACCACTTCATGTACAATATCCGCCCCTGGTGTATCAGCCGCCAACTTTGGTGGGGTCACCGAATCCCAGCGTGGTATTGCGCAGATTGTGACGCGACCACGGTGTCTAGAGAAGATGCGACCGAGTGTTCGTCGTGTGGCTCCAACAAAATCAAGCAAGATGAAGACGTGTTGGACACCTGGTTCTCAAGCGGCCTCTGGCCGTTCTCCACTCTTGGATGGCCGGACCAAACACCCGATCTGGAAAAGTTCTACCCGACTCAATGCCTAGAGACGGGTTTTGATATCTTGTTCTTCTGGGTCGCTCGAATGCTCATGATGGGCTGCTGGTTCATGGACGAGACTCCGTTTGAAGAGGTCTTCTTGCACGCCATGGTGCGCGATGCGGAAGGCAATAAGATGTCCAAGACCAAGGGGAATATCATCGATCCTCTGCACCTGATTTACGGGGCAAACATCGATGACCTGGACCAAGAGCTGCACCGCGAGTTGATTCGGCAATATCCTGAAGGCGTAGGCCCGCAAGGTGCAGACGCGTTGCGCTTGACGCTCACCATGTACGCTGCGCAAGGCCGCGACATTAAGCTCGATATCTCACGCGTTGAAGGATACCGCGCATTCCTGAACAAGTTGTGGAATGCGTCTCGATTTGCCCTGATGAACCTCGAGGGATTTGAGCCTCACCAAGGTCTGATCACAGATTTGGAGCTTTCGACGGTGGACCGTTGGGTGCTTCAACGACTCAACGAGACCGTCACGCAATGCACTTCGGCGCTTGAAGGCTATAAGTTCAACGAATACGCACATATTTTGTATCATTTCGTTTGGCATACCTTCTGTGATTGGTACATCGAGTTCACCAAACCCGTTCTTTACGGTGAGAACCATCCCAAAGAACGACGTGCTGCTCAGGCAACCCTGGTCCATGTTTTGGACACGACGTTGCGCCTGCTCCACCCGATCGCACCTTTCATCACCGAAGATATTTGGCAGGCATTACCTCGACATACATCTGACGAGAGCCTGATGGTCGCATCGTGGCCCGAAGCGCAATCATTCGATTTCGCGGAAGATGCCGCTGCAGCTGAATTGATCGCCGCCGTGATCTCGCAAATCCGTACGATTCGAGGAGAAACTCGGATCAAGCCGTCCACGCCTATCCCAACGCTCTATGTGACCGGGCCAGACAAGGCGAAACAACGGCTTCAAAAGAGCCTTCCCTACTTGCAACGTCTCGCACGTGTTGAGGACTTGCAGTTCCTGAGTGCAGATGACGCTAAGAAGCTCGAAGGTGTTGCGACTGCAGTCGTCGAGGGCGTGGAGCTTAGAATTGAGCTCAAGGGCTTGATCGACCTGAGCGAAGAACTCGCTCGATTGAATAAGGAAATCAGCCGCGTTAACGACGATATCGCGTTTGTGAATAAGAAGCTCAACAATGAAAAGTTCGTCGCCAAGGCGCCCGAGGCGATTATCACGAAGGAACGTGATAAACTCGCCGGGCTTGAGGCAGAGCTTGAGACCTTGAGGTCAAGCCTTAGCGAGCTCGAGAAACTCGGATAGAACGGTTGATGAAGCAGGCACAGAATAACCTATTTGAATGGCTGAACCGAAAGTCGGCACCTCGGGGCATTCTGGATATATCTGGTGTCAAAGATATCAACCGCGATGCGGCAAAACGCCTTCACGCGGACCTCGAAGAGAAGATCGGTTGTGTCGATCTCATCCTCACGGACAATCGCCGCCGCATGGTCTCGATCAAGGGGCGCCGAGGGCGCCACGAACTCCGCTTACATCATATGTTTTTGGGCTCCACGCCTGAGGTGATTCAAGCGCTCGCTGGGCTTTCAAAAGGTCATGCAGCCTCCAAAGACACCATCCGTCTCTACATCCGTGAAAACTCGAACGAGATTCGGGAAGTCAAGGAAGAGACCCTTGAGGCTAGTGGTCATGTTTGGGACCTCAGCGAGATCTTGGAGAGAATCAGGCCGCTCGTTGAAGACGCCCCACAAGACGTCAGGATCACGTGGGGAAAAGACGGACGAGGAAAGCGCAGCATTCGACTCGGAAGCTACGAGTTTGAGAGTCGCACCATCCGCATTCATCCTGCGCTCGACGCAAAGTGGGTTCCGGACTTTTTCTTGGAATTCGTCGTCTATCACGAGTTGTTACACGCCGTGTTTCCTCCGGTACCCACGTCGGGCCGCAGGGTCTTACACCCCCCAGAATTTCGCGAACGCGAGGTTCTTTTCCCTCGCTATGAAGAAGCGATGGTCTGGGAGAAAGCAAATATCAATAGGCTATTGAGTCGATGACGAAGCTAAATAAATTTTTCTCGTGTGTCCTACTTCTGGGGCTCGCCATTGGTTTTTCGGGCGCTGCGTGTCAGAAAAAGGCCCCCGAAACCTCGAATGAAGAGACCAAGGAAGAGTCCGTTGCGAGCCCTAAGGAGAACCCGACAAGCGCCGTGACACAGGAAGTCATAGTACCTGAGGATGTTG
This Microvenator marinus DNA region includes the following protein-coding sequences:
- a CDS encoding DUF1844 domain-containing protein gives rise to the protein MAEESDKRKVSAEPQTLGDNAGVYIPTQEPSNPKLAFGDFVMSLGTSAYVSLGKIQDPAFGQMEPDIDAASQIVEILEMLGEKTKGNLDKEEEKLLGGLLYELRIAIVESR
- a CDS encoding matrixin family metalloprotease, coding for MKRILLTLLLALFIPSGASAYTFLYTCGPTWTNLPITYYINQVGSDNMPFSTLENLIEDSYVAWEAPCCSRFRAQYGGPTQLTAVNNNQRIVLSWEENQWDPRFGSANVTIGVTLTSVWNDCTIAEAPILFNGVGFQFTTNGGGTDLQSIATHEIGHMLGLAHSSVFEATMYASYIGGSGARTLHQDDTNGVCALYNKPCTCVTSNDCAEGDICQNGLCRNVPCTSDANCQTGLECNTSNGRCEVPPCTSDAACGAGFVCKPDGECEANCTVCKECESNNDCGANAVCTQSGRCVVFCQQGGLCPGDSECYDVQGNYVCLNANADTAGICPDGYVCIEESECTSDSQCNAGDSCVLGKCEGPCADIECPSGQVCRDSRCYPDLPENNNNNPNPNNSNNTTGETNTGDTTTDPTDPTDPGNNVDEPNNSNGNSQTDDPVVVILEKQSKSDGCTSAAGQANLPLFLLALGFLLRRRRSLI
- a CDS encoding metallophosphoesterase, which translates into the protein MINPLKTLEINRFKLRHPRISSDLEGALVAQVTDVHMGRWVKAQHMRQVVSYVNAQKPDVVALTGDYVGYSKLDLDPCVAEFRAFDSPAFAVLGNHDHWTSTELARQAFQKYEVPLLTNENLVLNLRGVDISLVGVDDLVTKHADVPKAFDGVDPEQFCLTLNHVPAASWDCADHGAHLILSGHTHGFQFNIPRLTNALAERMGTKLFAGPYILENAVLYISRGLGSASWPWRIRAKPELTFFELSYGPHPELELISSANESVVR
- a CDS encoding DNA repair helicase XPB, producing MSFHPENPLIVQSDRTILLETASPRFEEARDALSLFAEIVKSPEHIHTYRVTPLSLWNAAALGATPEEVKETLLNLSKYEVPANLNSDVEDFMARYGRLKLIKEGDELFLISEDEALLIEISRQKSVIPHLVDPPAAGKLEERRLKVKGEERGLIKSALIRVGFPVEDLAGYTPGTPMDVDLRETSLEGEAFGLRDYQNEAVGAFWAGGSERGGSGTIVLPCGAGKTVVGIGAMASVKAHTLVLTTNVTALRQWRDEILDKSDLDPEDVGEYSGDKKEVKPVTITTYQMLTYRPSKDEPFKHFHLFNEADWGLIIYDEVHLLPAPVFRAVANLQSRRRLGLTATLVREDGKEEEVFSLIGPKKYDVPWRVLEKRGYIASATCTEIRVPFPDDDLRLDYAIAESRDKYRIAACNPGKNQVVNRLLKEHEKDQVLIIGQYLDQLHEIAEMTGAPVITGQTPQAQRDILYEKFRKGEEPVLVVSKVANFAVDLPDANVAIQVSGTFGSRQEEAQRLGRVLRPKKNANTASFYTIVTRDSSEQDFSNKRQLFLTEQGYRYKIETVELDS
- a CDS encoding serine/threonine protein kinase; its protein translation is MSVDATPTNERLDEPLKIAGAGVVLENRWKLVRNLASGGYGDVWYANEVEDEKPVAIKILRHDAGNNDPGALARLRFEAEILERINHPNIVQVFGFFESPYGYFVAMEYLDGKAIDQILQSHGPIDPIRAIPLIEQVLDALQAAHDQGVLHRDIKPENIMVMPGPPEVAKLLDFGIAKGQESFKQDDSGVTMVQTRAGGFMGTPRYAAPEQAVGDPMGPSSDLFALGLVTSEWLTGVGRLGGNHSEVMQHLLDGSPIRVSDCPVQWQLWLQKVLDKNPQNRFQSAREAKEGLRLVREFETLALDLPPRQIRKTTPPAFGSPQSSPSNQLPPPNMVTKTAPPNTRAPEIKESSWAPTPIDIAIGILLFFLGMTLTTAILLLIA
- a CDS encoding ATP-grasp domain-containing protein, whose translation is MKIAVLSRGRTLYSTRRIAETGRKRKHDVRVIDPTRASIKILPEGLELSVDGLKLEGFDAVIPRVGSSSMETSLHVLRQFELCGTAPLNTSQAIYLSKDKLAAQQVLAVHGINTPRSAICRDPSAIAQLIEDVGGAPVVIKVTRGTHGSGVVVAESTNSALSVLETIWGFQSEALIQEFIKESSGSDIRVFVVGDRAVGAMQRQAAEGEFRANLHLGGTGEVVELSDELAELALKATHALGLSIAGVDILLSHRGPLVLEVNASPGLQGIETATGLDIAKDIIKLAEELV